AGCATCGTTATTAGCGGAGATGGAAGCTACCTGTTCGATCTTTTTATTGTCGTTACCAACTTTTTCTGATTGTTTCTTCAGGTTTTCAACGATCGCTTTTACAGCTTTGTCGATACCGCGTTTCAGATCCATTGGGTTAGCGCCTGCTGCTACGTTCTTCAGCCCTTCGCCGATGATAGCCTGAGCCAGAACAGTTGCAGTGGTTGTACCGTCACCGGCGAGGTCAGCAGTTTTGGAAGCTACTTCTTTCACCATCTGAGCACCCATGTTCTCGATAGGATCTTCCAGTTCGATTTCTTTTGCTACAGTTACACCGTCTTTAGTAACGCCGGGTGCACCGAATTTCTTTTCGATCACCACGTTACGGCCTTTAGGACCGAGGGTCACCTTCACCGCATCTGCCAGGGTATCTACGCCCTTCTTCATTTTGTTGCGGGCGTCTGTATTAAAGAATATTTGCTTTGCCATATGAGTATTTGTTTTCTTGGACGTTGTTTTTGTGGAAAAATGGTAATGAGATTAAGGCTTAGATAATAGCCAGAATATCAGATTCACGCATGATCAGGTATTCTTCTCCTTCAAATGGAATTTCCTGGCCGGAATATTTACCGTAGAGGACAGTATCGCCAACTTTAACAGTAACAGGCTCATCTTTTTTACCGGGACCAGCTGCTACTACAGTTCCACGCTGAGGTTTTTCTTTAGCGGTATCGGGGATGATGATGCCACCAGAGGTTTTTTCTTCTGCTGCTGCGGGTTTTACAATCACCCTGTCTGCCAGAGGTTTAATAGTTAATTTTTTAGCCATTGTTATTCTATTTTTAAAGAGATGAGTTGAAAAATTAGTGGAACCTACCCGCACGAAGATTATGCCAACCGCGTATTCGGGTCAAATTTTCAGGATGCGAAGATACATATTCCCGGGGGACTGTCAAGATATGCCATTTTTTCATTTTTACCTGTCAGCCGGAAGGCGGATGGCAGTGCCCAAGCCTGTTTCCCGGAAAGCGGCTGCCGGCTCCCCGGAACAATATTTTAAAAAGTCCCTGTAAAACAGTAGCTTTGCGGCCATTTTCCTAAGCGTACGTATGATCAGTAGAAGAAACATCCGGGTAAAAGTTATGCAAACATTGTATGCCATGGACACCATGGAGCAGGGAACCGTAAAACCGGGCACTGCAACAAGTTTGCTGAATGAAAAGTTAGATCAGACCAGCCAGATATTCACGTATTTGCTGTTTTCCGTGGCCCGTATAGCACAATACGCGGAAACGGATGCTCAGGCCAGGGCTTCCAAACACCTGCCCAGCGCAGAGGATCTGGCCGTGAACACTAAAATAGCGGGGAATGACTTTGTTTTCCAGGTACTGGGAGATAAAGGGTTCCAGGTGAACCTGGACGGCTGGAAGCTGCGCAGGCTGGAGGACCAGGAACTGATCCGCAAGCTGTACAACCAGCTGGTGGAGTCAGACATCTACAAAGCCTATATCGCAGAGCCCGGCAGGGATAAAGTGAAGGAGAAACAGATCATCGAGTATATCTATAAAGAGATCCTCGAAAAGAGTGAAGCCTTCCGCCAGCATATGGAAGACAGCTTTATTCACTGGGGCGATGACGAAGAAATGATGACCATCCTGGTCGGGAACTTCTTCTCCAAACCACAGTTATTCAATTTCCTGCAACTGATCAGCCGCGAAAAACTGGAATATGCCAAGGAGTTGCTGCTGACCGTACTGGATAAGAAGGCATATACGCTGGAGCTGATCAAACCTAAATTACAGAACTGGGACCCGGAACGTATTGCCGCCGTGGATATGCTCCTGATGGAAATGGGAGTCTGCGAATTCCTCTACTTCCCCACCATCCCTACCAAAGTAACCATCAACGAGTACATAGACCTGGCTAAAGCTTACAGCACACCGCAAAGCGGCCAGTTTGTGAACGGAATACTGGATAATATACTGAAAGACCTGGTACAGGAAAATCTGATCCAGAAAACTGACCGTAATAAAAAATAAAGGATGAAAGCGCTTTTATTTACTCTTTTTGCTGCCATGCTGGCCGTTACGGCCTGTAACAACCAGGGCACAAAGTCAGAAAAGAGCCATGTATTGGATACTGCTACTGCGGGTGGCCATTACCCCGTAATTACCTTTGAAAAGCAAGTCCACGATTTTGGGAATGTAACAGAAGGAGAAGTGGTGGAATACTCATTCAAATTCACCAACACCGGGGAAAAAGACCTGCTGATCAACAGTGCGGAAGCCAGTTGCGGCTGCACCGTGCCGGAATGGCCCAAAGAACCCATTAAACCAGGGGA
This DNA window, taken from Chitinophaga niabensis, encodes the following:
- a CDS encoding co-chaperone GroES; the protein is MAKKLTIKPLADRVIVKPAAAEEKTSGGIIIPDTAKEKPQRGTVVAAGPGKKDEPVTVKVGDTVLYGKYSGQEIPFEGEEYLIMRESDILAII
- the nusB gene encoding transcription antitermination factor NusB, coding for MISRRNIRVKVMQTLYAMDTMEQGTVKPGTATSLLNEKLDQTSQIFTYLLFSVARIAQYAETDAQARASKHLPSAEDLAVNTKIAGNDFVFQVLGDKGFQVNLDGWKLRRLEDQELIRKLYNQLVESDIYKAYIAEPGRDKVKEKQIIEYIYKEILEKSEAFRQHMEDSFIHWGDDEEMMTILVGNFFSKPQLFNFLQLISREKLEYAKELLLTVLDKKAYTLELIKPKLQNWDPERIAAVDMLLMEMGVCEFLYFPTIPTKVTINEYIDLAKAYSTPQSGQFVNGILDNILKDLVQENLIQKTDRNKK
- a CDS encoding DUF1573 domain-containing protein, with the translated sequence MKALLFTLFAAMLAVTACNNQGTKSEKSHVLDTATAGGHYPVITFEKQVHDFGNVTEGEVVEYSFKFTNTGEKDLLINSAEASCGCTVPEWPKEPIKPGESGYMKVKFDSKGRPEGHTEKELYIQANTNPPMMNGPRIQCMIVKKK